Proteins from a genomic interval of Benincasa hispida cultivar B227 chromosome 7, ASM972705v1, whole genome shotgun sequence:
- the LOC120081165 gene encoding two-component response regulator ARR5-like isoform X1: MARNPIFSRRRRSDQLDGLDRFPISDSEVHVLAVDDSLVDRTVIERLLRLTACRVTAVDSGIRALQYLGLQDETNTQVGFDVSTRNFHSLFFLPVIISDFPLFHGFEKQSLKVDMIITDYCMPGMTGYELLKKIKESSTLREIPVVIMSSENVVARIDRCLEEGAEDFIVKPVKLSDVKRLREYMVGDEKIGSERSGINKRKLREPCDQPSSSPSIPSPASSDSSPSCPSPSSSSPSDSPQSTPSSSEPSSPMSTPQSDGSK; this comes from the exons ATGGCCAGAAACCCCATCTTCTCCCGCCGCCGGAGGTCCGATCAGCTCGACGGTTTAGATCGTTTCCCCATCTCTGATTCCGAGGTTCATGTTCTCGCCGTTGATGACAGCCTCGTTGACCGTACAGTAATTGAACGTCTCCTCCGCCTAACTGCCTGTCGAG TTACTGCAGTGGACAGTGGAATTAGAGCTTTACAATATCTCGGCTTGCAAGATGAGACTAATACCCAAGTTGGTTTTGATGTAAGTACACGAAACTTTCACTCTCTGTTTTTTTTACCGGTTATCATTTCTGATTTTCCTCTGTTTCATGGTTTTGAAAAACAGAGTTTGAAGGTGGATATGATTATAACCGATTACTGTATGCCCGGAATGACAGGATAcgaattattaaagaaaattaag GAATCATCAACTCTGAGAGAGATTCCGGTGGTGATTATGTCGTCGGAGAACGTGGTGGCGAGGATAGACAGGTGTTTGGAGGAAGGAGCAGAGGATTTCATAGTGAAGCCGGTGAAATTATCAGATGTGAAACGGCTTAGGGAATATATGGTGGGGGATGAAAAAATTGGAAGTGAAAGAAGTGGGATCAACAAAAGGAAGCTACGAGAGCCGTGTGATCAACCTTCATCATCACCGTCCATTCCATCACCGGCATCATCGGATTCTTCTCCATCATGTCCAAGTCCATCATCTTCATCACCGTCAGATTCGCCTCAATCCACACCATCATCGTCAGAGCCGTCTTCTCCGATGTCCACTCCTCAATCCGACGGCTCTAAATGA
- the LOC120081165 gene encoding two-component response regulator ARR5-like isoform X2, which yields MARNPIFSRRRRSDQLDGLDRFPISDSEVHVLAVDDSLVDRTVIERLLRLTACRVTAVDSGIRALQYLGLQDETNTQVGFDSLKVDMIITDYCMPGMTGYELLKKIKESSTLREIPVVIMSSENVVARIDRCLEEGAEDFIVKPVKLSDVKRLREYMVGDEKIGSERSGINKRKLREPCDQPSSSPSIPSPASSDSSPSCPSPSSSSPSDSPQSTPSSSEPSSPMSTPQSDGSK from the exons ATGGCCAGAAACCCCATCTTCTCCCGCCGCCGGAGGTCCGATCAGCTCGACGGTTTAGATCGTTTCCCCATCTCTGATTCCGAGGTTCATGTTCTCGCCGTTGATGACAGCCTCGTTGACCGTACAGTAATTGAACGTCTCCTCCGCCTAACTGCCTGTCGAG TTACTGCAGTGGACAGTGGAATTAGAGCTTTACAATATCTCGGCTTGCAAGATGAGACTAATACCCAAGTTGGTTTTGAT AGTTTGAAGGTGGATATGATTATAACCGATTACTGTATGCCCGGAATGACAGGATAcgaattattaaagaaaattaag GAATCATCAACTCTGAGAGAGATTCCGGTGGTGATTATGTCGTCGGAGAACGTGGTGGCGAGGATAGACAGGTGTTTGGAGGAAGGAGCAGAGGATTTCATAGTGAAGCCGGTGAAATTATCAGATGTGAAACGGCTTAGGGAATATATGGTGGGGGATGAAAAAATTGGAAGTGAAAGAAGTGGGATCAACAAAAGGAAGCTACGAGAGCCGTGTGATCAACCTTCATCATCACCGTCCATTCCATCACCGGCATCATCGGATTCTTCTCCATCATGTCCAAGTCCATCATCTTCATCACCGTCAGATTCGCCTCAATCCACACCATCATCGTCAGAGCCGTCTTCTCCGATGTCCACTCCTCAATCCGACGGCTCTAAATGA